The following coding sequences are from one Vulpes vulpes isolate BD-2025 chromosome 12, VulVul3, whole genome shotgun sequence window:
- the MIEF2 gene encoding mitochondrial dynamics protein MID49 isoform X1: MGPSQALRGVPARSAQPRPRAAGRQTMAEFSQKRGKQRDEVLGSTVDFLLANARLVLGVGGAAVLGIATLAVKRLIDRATSPRDEDDAKGDTTRLEESWKELNLLTATPRQQPRPPPAALSQPVSPPDPSPAAPEGPTDTGPEMSLQLSSPVPLCLTFQEKLLAFEQTHVTIPAAHVALAKQLTGDIGLELQAYLRNKFPELPFGALVPGGPLYDGLQAGAAERVHILVPLVLEAGLWSLVPGADTVARDPRCWAVRRTQLEFRPRGSSPWDRFLVGGYLSSRVLLELLRKALASCVNWPAIGSLLGCLIRPSVAAEELLLDVQHERLELTVAVLLVVAGAGPEDPLLLAWPLEGLAGNLWLQDLYPAEAARLRVLDERDAGMRRRLLRLLCGVCRRHPSLRRLDRRHLTQVVLRLGEHEADWAEAALGARFLQALEALIDSLERASLPCQLNPSVNLFGSLRDEEIDALGFALFCGLQAPEWLL, translated from the exons ATGggcccctcccaggccctccgCGGGGTTCCTGCGCGCTCGGCTcagccccggccccgggcagCAG GCAGACAGACCATGGCCGAGTTCTCCCAGAAACGGGGGAAGCAGCGTGATGAGGTCCTGGGCAGCACCGTGGACTTCCTCCTGGCCAATGCCCGCCTGGTGCTGGGCGTGGGCGGAGCCGCCGTGCTGGGAATTGCTACCTTGGCTGTGAAGCGG CTCATTGACAGGGCCACCAGCCCTCGAGATGAGGATGACGCCAAGGGGGACACCACACGTCTGGAGGAGAGCTGGAAGGAACTGAACCTGCTCACGGCCACACCGCGTCAACAGCCCCGgcccccacctgctgccctcAGCCAGCCCGTGTCACCCCCTGACCCCTCGCCGGCTGCCCCAG AGGGGCCCACAGACACGGGTCCTGAGATGTCACTGCAGCTTAGCTCTCCGGTGCCGCTGTGCCTGACGTTCCAGGAGAAGCTGCTGGCGTTTGAGCAGACCCACGTGACCATCCCCGCAGCCCACGTGGCCCTGGCCAAGCAGCTGACTGGTGACATTGGCCTTGAGCTGCAGGCCTATCTGCGGAACAAGTTCCCGGAGCTGCCCTTTGGGGCACTGGTGCCCGGCGGGCCGCTCTACGACGGGCTGCAGGCAGGGGCAGCTGAGCGCGTGCATATCCTGGTCCCCCTGGTGCTGGAGGCGGGCCTGTGGAGCCTGGTGCCGGGGGCGGACACCGTGGCCAGGGACCCTCGCTGCTGGGCTGTGCGCAGGACTCAGCTGGAGTTCCGGCCCCGCGGGAGCAGCCCCTGGGACCGCTTCCTGGTGGGCGGCTACCTGTCTTCCCGCGTCCTGCTGGAGCTGCTCCGCAAAGCGCTGGCCTCCTGCGTCAACTGGCCAGCCATCGGCAGCCTGCTCGGGTGCCTGATCCGGCCCAGCGTGGCCGCCGAGGAGCTGCTGCTCGACGTGCAGCACGAGCGCCTCGAGCTCACAGTCGCCGTGCTGCTGGTGGTCGCTGGCGCTGGTCCCGAAGATCCCCTCCTCCTGGCCTGGCCCCTGGAGGGGTTGGCTGGGAACCTCTGGCTGCAGGACTTGTACCCCGCGGAGGCCGCCAGGCTGCGGGTCCTGGACGAGCGTGACGCTGGGATGCGCCGGCGGCTGCTGCGGCTGCTGTGCGGGGTCTGCCGCCGCCACCCATCCCTGCGGCGGCTGGACCGGCGCCACCTGACCCAGGTGGTTCTGcgcctgggggagcacgaggccGACTGGGCCGAGGCGGCCTTGGGGGCACGCTTCCTGCAGGCCCTGGAGGCGCTCATTGACAGCCTGGAGCGGGCCAGCCTGCCCTGCCAGCTCAACCCCAGCGTGAACCTCTTCGGGAGCCTGCGGGACGAGGAGATTGATGCCCTGGGCTTCGCGCTGTTCTGCGGCCTGCAGGCCCCCGAGTGGCTGCTCTAG
- the MIEF2 gene encoding mitochondrial dynamics protein MID49 isoform X3 — MAEFSQKRGKQRDEVLGSTVDFLLANARLVLGVGGAAVLGIATLAVKRLIDRATSPRDEDDAKGDTTRLEESWKELNLLTATPRQQPRPPPAALSQPVSPPDPSPAAPEGPTDTGPEMSLQLSSPVPLCLTFQEKLLAFEQTHVTIPAAHVALAKQLTGDIGLELQAYLRNKFPELPFGALVPGGPLYDGLQAGAAERVHILVPLVLEAGLWSLVPGADTVARDPRCWAVRRTQLEFRPRGSSPWDRFLVGGYLSSRVLLELLRKALASCVNWPAIGSLLGCLIRPSVAAEELLLDVQHERLELTVAVLLVVAGAGPEDPLLLAWPLEGLAGNLWLQDLYPAEAARLRVLDERDAGMRRRLLRLLCGVCRRHPSLRRLDRRHLTQVVLRLGEHEADWAEAALGARFLQALEALIDSLERASLPCQLNPSVNLFGSLRDEEIDALGFALFCGLQAPEWLL, encoded by the exons ATGGCCGAGTTCTCCCAGAAACGGGGGAAGCAGCGTGATGAGGTCCTGGGCAGCACCGTGGACTTCCTCCTGGCCAATGCCCGCCTGGTGCTGGGCGTGGGCGGAGCCGCCGTGCTGGGAATTGCTACCTTGGCTGTGAAGCGG CTCATTGACAGGGCCACCAGCCCTCGAGATGAGGATGACGCCAAGGGGGACACCACACGTCTGGAGGAGAGCTGGAAGGAACTGAACCTGCTCACGGCCACACCGCGTCAACAGCCCCGgcccccacctgctgccctcAGCCAGCCCGTGTCACCCCCTGACCCCTCGCCGGCTGCCCCAG AGGGGCCCACAGACACGGGTCCTGAGATGTCACTGCAGCTTAGCTCTCCGGTGCCGCTGTGCCTGACGTTCCAGGAGAAGCTGCTGGCGTTTGAGCAGACCCACGTGACCATCCCCGCAGCCCACGTGGCCCTGGCCAAGCAGCTGACTGGTGACATTGGCCTTGAGCTGCAGGCCTATCTGCGGAACAAGTTCCCGGAGCTGCCCTTTGGGGCACTGGTGCCCGGCGGGCCGCTCTACGACGGGCTGCAGGCAGGGGCAGCTGAGCGCGTGCATATCCTGGTCCCCCTGGTGCTGGAGGCGGGCCTGTGGAGCCTGGTGCCGGGGGCGGACACCGTGGCCAGGGACCCTCGCTGCTGGGCTGTGCGCAGGACTCAGCTGGAGTTCCGGCCCCGCGGGAGCAGCCCCTGGGACCGCTTCCTGGTGGGCGGCTACCTGTCTTCCCGCGTCCTGCTGGAGCTGCTCCGCAAAGCGCTGGCCTCCTGCGTCAACTGGCCAGCCATCGGCAGCCTGCTCGGGTGCCTGATCCGGCCCAGCGTGGCCGCCGAGGAGCTGCTGCTCGACGTGCAGCACGAGCGCCTCGAGCTCACAGTCGCCGTGCTGCTGGTGGTCGCTGGCGCTGGTCCCGAAGATCCCCTCCTCCTGGCCTGGCCCCTGGAGGGGTTGGCTGGGAACCTCTGGCTGCAGGACTTGTACCCCGCGGAGGCCGCCAGGCTGCGGGTCCTGGACGAGCGTGACGCTGGGATGCGCCGGCGGCTGCTGCGGCTGCTGTGCGGGGTCTGCCGCCGCCACCCATCCCTGCGGCGGCTGGACCGGCGCCACCTGACCCAGGTGGTTCTGcgcctgggggagcacgaggccGACTGGGCCGAGGCGGCCTTGGGGGCACGCTTCCTGCAGGCCCTGGAGGCGCTCATTGACAGCCTGGAGCGGGCCAGCCTGCCCTGCCAGCTCAACCCCAGCGTGAACCTCTTCGGGAGCCTGCGGGACGAGGAGATTGATGCCCTGGGCTTCGCGCTGTTCTGCGGCCTGCAGGCCCCCGAGTGGCTGCTCTAG
- the MIEF2 gene encoding mitochondrial dynamics protein MID49 isoform X2 yields the protein MPWTEGRQTMAEFSQKRGKQRDEVLGSTVDFLLANARLVLGVGGAAVLGIATLAVKRLIDRATSPRDEDDAKGDTTRLEESWKELNLLTATPRQQPRPPPAALSQPVSPPDPSPAAPEGPTDTGPEMSLQLSSPVPLCLTFQEKLLAFEQTHVTIPAAHVALAKQLTGDIGLELQAYLRNKFPELPFGALVPGGPLYDGLQAGAAERVHILVPLVLEAGLWSLVPGADTVARDPRCWAVRRTQLEFRPRGSSPWDRFLVGGYLSSRVLLELLRKALASCVNWPAIGSLLGCLIRPSVAAEELLLDVQHERLELTVAVLLVVAGAGPEDPLLLAWPLEGLAGNLWLQDLYPAEAARLRVLDERDAGMRRRLLRLLCGVCRRHPSLRRLDRRHLTQVVLRLGEHEADWAEAALGARFLQALEALIDSLERASLPCQLNPSVNLFGSLRDEEIDALGFALFCGLQAPEWLL from the exons atgccctggactgaag GCAGACAGACCATGGCCGAGTTCTCCCAGAAACGGGGGAAGCAGCGTGATGAGGTCCTGGGCAGCACCGTGGACTTCCTCCTGGCCAATGCCCGCCTGGTGCTGGGCGTGGGCGGAGCCGCCGTGCTGGGAATTGCTACCTTGGCTGTGAAGCGG CTCATTGACAGGGCCACCAGCCCTCGAGATGAGGATGACGCCAAGGGGGACACCACACGTCTGGAGGAGAGCTGGAAGGAACTGAACCTGCTCACGGCCACACCGCGTCAACAGCCCCGgcccccacctgctgccctcAGCCAGCCCGTGTCACCCCCTGACCCCTCGCCGGCTGCCCCAG AGGGGCCCACAGACACGGGTCCTGAGATGTCACTGCAGCTTAGCTCTCCGGTGCCGCTGTGCCTGACGTTCCAGGAGAAGCTGCTGGCGTTTGAGCAGACCCACGTGACCATCCCCGCAGCCCACGTGGCCCTGGCCAAGCAGCTGACTGGTGACATTGGCCTTGAGCTGCAGGCCTATCTGCGGAACAAGTTCCCGGAGCTGCCCTTTGGGGCACTGGTGCCCGGCGGGCCGCTCTACGACGGGCTGCAGGCAGGGGCAGCTGAGCGCGTGCATATCCTGGTCCCCCTGGTGCTGGAGGCGGGCCTGTGGAGCCTGGTGCCGGGGGCGGACACCGTGGCCAGGGACCCTCGCTGCTGGGCTGTGCGCAGGACTCAGCTGGAGTTCCGGCCCCGCGGGAGCAGCCCCTGGGACCGCTTCCTGGTGGGCGGCTACCTGTCTTCCCGCGTCCTGCTGGAGCTGCTCCGCAAAGCGCTGGCCTCCTGCGTCAACTGGCCAGCCATCGGCAGCCTGCTCGGGTGCCTGATCCGGCCCAGCGTGGCCGCCGAGGAGCTGCTGCTCGACGTGCAGCACGAGCGCCTCGAGCTCACAGTCGCCGTGCTGCTGGTGGTCGCTGGCGCTGGTCCCGAAGATCCCCTCCTCCTGGCCTGGCCCCTGGAGGGGTTGGCTGGGAACCTCTGGCTGCAGGACTTGTACCCCGCGGAGGCCGCCAGGCTGCGGGTCCTGGACGAGCGTGACGCTGGGATGCGCCGGCGGCTGCTGCGGCTGCTGTGCGGGGTCTGCCGCCGCCACCCATCCCTGCGGCGGCTGGACCGGCGCCACCTGACCCAGGTGGTTCTGcgcctgggggagcacgaggccGACTGGGCCGAGGCGGCCTTGGGGGCACGCTTCCTGCAGGCCCTGGAGGCGCTCATTGACAGCCTGGAGCGGGCCAGCCTGCCCTGCCAGCTCAACCCCAGCGTGAACCTCTTCGGGAGCCTGCGGGACGAGGAGATTGATGCCCTGGGCTTCGCGCTGTTCTGCGGCCTGCAGGCCCCCGAGTGGCTGCTCTAG